From one Streptomyces sp. R41 genomic stretch:
- a CDS encoding SigE family RNA polymerase sigma factor: MGTVVDDAASVEFHAFFERHYAELARLANLLTGEPDAADDLAADALLALWHRWDRVRAADHPVAYARGVVANLARTRIRSAVRERRRITLFWSQREDKTENPDIPGKIDVQEALRRLPFRKRACVVLRHAFDLSEKDTALALGVSVGTVKSQTSKGMAELKRLLGTDEAPMRVHAGVLPTGGAGGRDR, from the coding sequence GTGGGCACTGTCGTCGACGACGCCGCCTCCGTGGAGTTCCACGCCTTCTTCGAACGGCACTATGCCGAACTGGCCCGACTGGCGAACCTGTTGACGGGCGAGCCGGACGCCGCCGACGATCTGGCGGCGGACGCGCTGCTCGCGCTGTGGCACCGCTGGGACCGGGTGCGCGCGGCGGACCACCCGGTGGCGTACGCGCGCGGTGTGGTCGCCAACCTCGCCCGCACCCGCATACGCAGCGCCGTGCGCGAGCGTCGGCGGATCACGCTCTTCTGGTCGCAGCGTGAGGACAAGACCGAGAACCCCGATATACCGGGCAAGATCGATGTCCAGGAAGCGCTGCGCAGACTGCCGTTCCGCAAGCGCGCGTGTGTCGTTCTACGGCACGCTTTCGACCTCTCGGAGAAGGACACGGCTCTCGCCCTCGGGGTTTCCGTGGGTACGGTGAAGAGCCAGACGTCGAAGGGCATGGCGGAATTGAAACGGCTTCTCGGCACCGACGAGGCACCGATGCGGGTGCACGCGGGAGTGCTGCCCACGGGCGGAGCCGGAGGTAGGGACCGATGA
- a CDS encoding pectate lyase has product MTARVEQRVRHRRRVTRRRAVIGGVAALGITGAAIVTTTMLSSAGAASAWPTATGSKAVPSTISVSGTYDGKLKKFYGSGDLGTSDQSEDQGPIFELKDGAVLKNVIIGTPAADGVHCLGSCTLQNVWWLDVGEDAASFKGKSSSAVYKVYGGGAKNADDKVLQFNGAGKLVVSKFQVENSGKLVRSCGNCKTQYKRTVIINDVDVTAPLKAIVGINSNYGDTAALRKVRIHGDSGRKIKTCVRFQGNNTGKEPTEMGTGPDGTSCKFTASDISYE; this is encoded by the coding sequence ATGACTGCACGAGTTGAACAGCGCGTACGCCACCGCCGCCGGGTCACCAGGCGGCGTGCCGTGATCGGCGGCGTGGCCGCTCTCGGCATCACCGGCGCGGCGATCGTCACCACGACGATGCTGTCCTCCGCCGGCGCGGCGTCGGCCTGGCCGACGGCCACGGGCAGCAAGGCCGTCCCGTCGACGATCTCGGTGTCCGGCACGTACGACGGCAAGCTGAAGAAGTTCTACGGCTCCGGCGACCTCGGCACGAGTGACCAGTCCGAGGACCAGGGCCCGATCTTCGAGCTCAAGGACGGCGCGGTCCTCAAGAACGTCATCATCGGTACCCCGGCCGCCGACGGTGTCCACTGCCTGGGCAGCTGCACGCTGCAGAACGTGTGGTGGCTGGACGTCGGCGAGGACGCGGCGAGCTTCAAGGGCAAGTCGTCGTCGGCCGTGTACAAGGTCTACGGCGGCGGCGCGAAGAACGCGGACGACAAGGTGCTGCAGTTCAACGGCGCGGGCAAGCTCGTCGTCAGCAAGTTCCAGGTCGAGAACTCCGGCAAGCTGGTGCGCTCCTGCGGCAACTGCAAGACGCAGTACAAGCGCACGGTCATCATCAACGACGTGGATGTCACCGCGCCCCTGAAGGCGATCGTCGGCATCAACTCCAACTACGGCGACACGGCCGCCCTGCGCAAGGTGCGCATCCACGGCGACAGCGGCAGGAAGATCAAGACCTGCGTCCGCTTCCAGGGCAACAACACCGGCAAGGAGCCCACTGAGATGGGCACCGGCCCGGACGGCACGTCCTGCAAGTTCACGGCGTCCGACATCAGCTACGAGTGA
- a CDS encoding NCS2 family permease produces MSETQKVTDRPSAAPPTGNSVDRFFKISARGSTFGREIRGGFATFFTMAYILVLNPIILGSAKDKFGHQLDAVQLTTATALVAAVMTIIMGIGGNLPLALAAGLGLNAVVAFQIAPLMSWDDAMGLIVLEGLLICVLVVTGLREAVMHAIPQPLKQAISVGIGLFIAFIGFVDAGFVTRIPDVANTTVPVQLGGTGALAGWPILVFCLGVLLTIGLLARKVKGAILISIVTMTIVAIIINSAADIKSWGLTTPKVPDDVVASPDFGLLGHFSLFGSFGETSAITVVLLVFTLILSDFFDTMGTVVGISAEAGLLDEEGRVPNLGRVLLIDGAAAVAGGAASASSSTSYIESAAGVGEGARTGFANLVTGGLFALALFLTPLLTIVPLQAAAPALVAVGFLMMTQVKHIDWDKYEIAIPAFLTIAVMPFTYSITNGIGAGFLAYVLIKTVLGKAKDVHWLLWGASALFLVYFAIDPIEQLFNVK; encoded by the coding sequence ATGTCCGAAACGCAGAAGGTGACCGATCGGCCAAGTGCCGCGCCACCGACGGGGAACAGCGTCGATCGGTTCTTCAAGATCTCCGCCCGGGGCTCCACCTTCGGCCGGGAGATACGCGGTGGCTTCGCCACGTTCTTCACCATGGCCTACATACTTGTCCTGAATCCGATCATCCTGGGCAGCGCCAAGGACAAGTTCGGCCACCAGCTCGACGCCGTCCAACTCACCACCGCCACCGCCCTGGTGGCCGCGGTCATGACGATCATCATGGGTATCGGCGGCAACCTCCCGCTCGCGCTCGCCGCGGGCCTCGGCCTCAACGCGGTCGTCGCCTTTCAGATCGCCCCGCTGATGAGCTGGGACGACGCGATGGGCCTGATCGTCCTCGAAGGCCTGCTCATCTGCGTGTTGGTGGTGACGGGCCTGCGCGAAGCCGTCATGCACGCGATACCGCAGCCGTTGAAGCAGGCGATCAGTGTCGGCATCGGCCTGTTCATCGCCTTCATCGGCTTCGTCGACGCCGGGTTCGTCACCCGTATCCCGGACGTCGCGAACACGACGGTGCCGGTGCAGCTCGGCGGCACGGGCGCGCTCGCCGGCTGGCCGATTCTCGTCTTCTGCCTCGGAGTTCTGCTGACCATCGGGCTGCTCGCGCGCAAGGTCAAGGGCGCGATCCTGATCAGCATCGTCACCATGACGATCGTGGCGATCATCATCAACTCCGCCGCCGACATCAAGAGCTGGGGCCTGACCACGCCGAAGGTCCCCGACGACGTGGTGGCCTCGCCGGACTTCGGACTGCTCGGTCACTTCAGCCTGTTCGGCTCCTTCGGCGAGACCAGCGCGATCACCGTGGTCCTGCTCGTCTTCACGCTGATCCTGTCCGACTTCTTCGACACCATGGGCACGGTCGTCGGCATCAGCGCGGAGGCGGGCCTCCTCGACGAGGAGGGCAGGGTGCCCAACCTCGGCCGGGTGCTGCTCATCGACGGTGCCGCGGCGGTCGCCGGTGGCGCGGCCTCGGCCTCCTCCTCGACCTCGTACATCGAGTCGGCGGCGGGCGTCGGCGAGGGTGCGCGCACGGGGTTCGCGAACCTGGTCACCGGTGGCCTGTTCGCGCTCGCCCTCTTCCTGACTCCGCTGCTCACGATCGTCCCGCTGCAGGCCGCGGCGCCCGCGCTCGTCGCGGTGGGCTTCCTGATGATGACCCAGGTCAAGCACATCGACTGGGACAAGTACGAGATCGCCATTCCGGCGTTCCTGACCATCGCGGTGATGCCGTTCACGTACTCGATCACCAACGGGATCGGGGCCGGGTTCCTGGCGTACGTCCTGATCAAGACGGTGTTGGGGAAGGCGAAGGACGTGCACTGGCTGCTGTGGGGGGCGTCGGCGCTGTTCCTGGTGTACTTCGCGATCGACCCGATCGAGCAGCTCTTCAACGTGAAGTAA